The DNA region CAAGCCACCGTTCGTATTTTCTTGTTGACTCATCACAACAAGTATTGATTTCAAAGGATTAAGTCCTAAATCGACACTTTCGACACTGGCATAAAAGCTTTTTGAATCAATCAACATGATCTTTCGCCGTGGTTCTTTGGCGGTGACCTCTTCAGCTTTCATTTCAATCTCCTTTTATACAAAATTAAGTTTAACCTAATCTGTTACAAATTATATACCAGAATCGCAACTAAAAAAAGGTCTTAATTTTAAGACCTTTACCTGATATATTAAAATTTCATTTGACCACAGATTTAAAGAAACAATTCAAAACCGATCGTTTCTAGATCTCCGTGAGGATCTTCGATTGTGATAGTTCCTTTCTCTTCAAAATTTAAGTTGCTCAACAGGCCTCTCATCTTAAAATTCAGAGCATGTTTATCAACTCGAATATTTCTGATACCTTCATTCGCAATTAGTGTGATAGCTGAATAAAATACCATTCTTGCAAGCCCTTGTCCCGAAGAATTAAAGGTAATAGCTAACCGATGAATCGTTGCATACTTACCAGGACGCCAATGGTTCACCAATAAGCGATAGATGGTTTGGTTCTGATGTAAATTGAATGGCAATGATACCAGCAATTTCGTCGTCAATCATGATTGTATAACGTTGATCATCGTAAATCATTCCTAATATTTGCTCCATCAGGATATCCATCTTGCCATTATGGCACACCGTCATTTTTAAGAGAAAATTGGGCATCATAAATAATATCCATAATCCTATCGATATTTTTAATTGACGCCTTTTTTAAATATACTAAACCATTTATATCTCCTTGGCTTTTATTCAGTAGCTTAAAGAATAAGTTATCAGTAAAGTCCAAGTCAATTACTATTACTATTTCTTACTACTGATGTGAATCAAATATTTTTGAAAATGGTGAATCACCTGAATTTGCAACATGTGTAAGAAAAATTTTAAGCGCCCCTTGTGTGGTTAGTCCTTGATGTTTAAAAACCTCATCTGCTTTTTCTCTTACATCATCATCAACGCGCAATTGAATTAACTTCTCTGTCATTTTTTTATCCTTTGGAAAAATATTTATCTTACTCTACGACAACCTTAGCTTTATCTAAGCACTCACTAAACATGTCATTCGACAATCGCATAAACTTGTTACTCTTCCACTATTCACATGACGAACTAGCTGTTATTACAATCAATCGAACATTTTTAATATCTACAAATACCAATCTCATAATTCCATTTCCAAAAAAATTTCATTCAAATACGACTGCATTGATTTGCAAAGTTATCTAAATTCTTATCCCCATATCATGCCTCGATTGCGGATTGATATCTTTCACTGAAAATACAATCAAATTGATATTTACTGCATTTATATATTAAATATACTTGTCATTTTAGGGTACCAATTAGCAAAAATCAACATTCATTTGTCAGCCCAATATAACCCGTTTATTTTTACTGTTATCAAGCGAATATATGCCACTTACATGTGTATTTTTAGCATATAAAAATCATCATATTTAAATATGATTTAGTCTTTTATCACTGCTTTTGCATTTCTCCATAAAAACTTAGCGTTTAACACGTCATAACTTTACTTTCAGTCATACTAATCATAAATGAAATCTTATTGAATCATTCCTAATACAGTTTGCCTTTATAACTCAGTTATTCTTCTACCTGTATTCTCTACCTGTCTGTTTTCAAATCTCTTCCTTGTAAAATTGTTCAAAAATTAATTATTACTATATAATTAATCATGTGTTTTAATTTAAAAAAATAAATTTTATATTAAATATGAATTTTAATTATCATTAAAACGATATTTTGGGGCATGCCAATCCAACACAATCTTTTACTTCTATTTGCATGCAGCTTTGGAAAGTGTAACTATCGCTAATGATAAAGTTGTAGCCTTTGAAATTCGATCAAGGCATCAATTTTTCAAGTAAGGCATTAATTCTTTTTATAAGTGCCAACTTTCAACAAGTCATTCTATACCGTTTTGTTTGAGCTGTAAGCTTCGAAAAAAACTTCATACAATAAATTTGCGTATGCTTTTTTTCTAA from Weissella diestrammenae includes:
- a CDS encoding type II toxin-antitoxin system RelB/DinJ family antitoxin, producing MTEKLIQLRVDDDVREKADEVFKHQGLTTQGALKIFLTHVANSGDSPFSKIFDSHQ